A stretch of DNA from Deltaproteobacteria bacterium:
ATCTGATCTGCGGGCCAGACTCGAAGGTCTCAGCTGAAGCACAGATTCACCTTCCCCCCTCCGCCTCGGCGTCCCGAGGCAGATTCAATAAACAAGATCGAAGATACCAATTCAAGATACAAGCTGAAGCGGAGCGTTATGTGCTCAATGAACAACCCTCACAGAATGAATGTTATAGGAAATAGAGCGGCATGACGTCGATGACAGAAGTTAACGGCTCTGCATATCAACCAATCAAGGAGAGTCAAAATGAGTTGATCAAATAGTCTGTGTATGATGATCGTATGCTTGATCTTTGCCGGTTATGTGGCCGGAGCAAATCAGGCAGCGGGTGCTGATAACGGGATCGCCGGAAAATATTTTCTTTCAGTAGACCCGTTCCAATATATTCAACTGCACCCCGATGGTACTTGTCTTGCGGGCGCAAGGGAGCTTACCCCCAGCGGTACGTTTAAAGGGAGCATCACGGTGCTTAAGATGACCTATGGAGTAAAGGGGGATATCATTACGCTGACAGGGGGACCTCAAGGGAACAGCATTGACTTCAGGCTCGAAGGCAATGCCCTTGTGCCGCTGCAGAAACAGAGAGGCACACCTGCCATGAAGAAGGCCATGGAAGGATCAAAATATATAAGAAGATAGGCTTTTCATCCCTGTATGAAGCCGAGGTGTTCGATGAAGTAGCGAGCAGATCAAGGAGGAATACCGTGAGATCCTTCATTGTCGTCTGTCTTTTGATGCTGGCAGTCGGCTCGGCAGGCGCCGAGCTTGGCACGGCGGTTGTCGAGACTCGGCCATACAGTCAGAACAACGCCTCGCTTGAGGTGAGCATGTGGGATGTGGGCGGGGGCAACTTCTTCAGGCCGAACGCGAATATCATACTGAACATTCATGGGGCAAGGGCATCAAGGGTTACGCTCTCATCGCTCGACAGCAATGGTGTCCTGACGGAGATCCAGGCTCTTTCCTGCCGGGACGGGGAGAGGGTCAACTTCAACACAAAATACAACATTGGCGGCACCCGCGCCTTGGTGATCCGACTATTTGACGCTCGGAACAACATGTTGGCTGAACTGACAAGGAATGTTCCTTAGCAGCGGCCGGGAGTCCGTGTTTCATGCGGTTCCTTGGGGCGACGAGGTTCCTCCTTGTCCATATTCCATCAATAAAAAAGGCCCGTATTATTTCCGGGTCTTTCGAAGATGTTCGGGCTTCTGAACGAGAGGCGAACGGCGCCCAAGCTAACGCACGGCCTGTCGAGCCATAGGCAAACCGAGCTGCCGTCCGCCAACGATCTCCGCTTCGACAATGCTCGAATCGGAGGCTGAAGGCAAGATACAAGGCATACAACCATAGGTGGTAAAGAAATGATCGTGTCCGTGATTCTCGCGCACCCAAATTCCCAGAGCTTCAATCATGCAATCGCGCGGACTGCCGCGGATGAACTGAGTCGGAACGGACACGAGGTCCGCTTTCATGATTTGTGCGCGGAAAAATTTGACCCGATTCTATCGAGCGCGGAAATCCCGGACACGGCCGTTGTTCCAAATATAATCGAAACTCATTGCCGGGAGGTTGCTTCTGCCGATGGAATTGTCATAGTTCATCCAAATTGGTGGGGACAACCTCCCGCCATTTTGAAGGGATGGATCGACAGAGTATTACGTCCTGGGGTTGCATATAACTTTCTGGAAGGGAACGCTGGTGAAGGGATTCCGATCGGATTATTAAAGGCGAAAGTTGCTATCGTCTTTAATACATCGAATACACCAGAAGAACGAGAACAGGAAGTATTTGGTGACCCACTCGAACTCATATGGAGACAATGCATATTTGATCTTTGTGGGGTAAATAATTTCTGTCGGGAAATGTTTCGGGTTGTTGTCACAAGCACGCAAAGTGAACGTGCTGAATGGTTAGAAAAGGTTAAGAAAACGATCAATATTTATTTTCCTCAAGAATTATATGTTGATGCCTAACAACGGGCTGAATCTGACGGCTAACCTCTTTCTCGTTCAGTTCCCGCAGCTTAGCCCGAGCGTTAGACGCACTTTCATTTTTACACCGTAGGCACCTTGCCATGTGTTTCTGCCAGTGGTACTCTTAGATGTACTATAGGAGGTGACTCTGATTGGCAAGGTGCCGAATATCATTCCGATCTCCGATCTTCGCCAAGATGCAGCAGCTATTGTGAAGCGTGTCCGGGTCTCGAAAGAGCCGGTTTTTATCACGCAGCGGGGGCGATCTGCTGTGGTGATAGAGAGTACCGAGTCATATGAAAAGAAGGAACACGATCTCGAACTTCTTCGCCTCTTGGCCCAGGGGGACAGGGAAATTGCAGCGGGGAAGGGGTACGATCTCGACACGGTTATGGCGGAATTGGATTCCCTGCTCGCGGAAGGCTAAATGGCGAAAATACTATTCACGCCATCCGCTCGCGCCCAGATCATTTCCGCTATCAATTATATCCAGAGAGAAAATCGTGAAGCCGCTCGTCGTTTCCGGCGGCGTGTTGAAACCGTCTTGCGACGGTTGAACAAGTTTCCTGACTCCGGGCGGCAGATCCCAGAGTTTCCAAGTCTTCCGCACAGGGAAGATATCGTTGCGCCATATCGATTTTTCTATCGCGCCGTTGGGAAAAAAGTATGGATTGTCGCGGTGTGGCATGGGGCGCAACTCCCCGAAGTTCCAGAAAATATTGAAGGCGTCTAACTACCGGCTGGAGCTGCCGGCTCGCCATTGTTGAGGCATGAGCGCCCGCAGAAGCGGAGCGTCTGGCCCGGCTATGCCGGGAATGATGAGAACCGATGGAAGATTTGATATCCTGCTTCGCAGAATGGTGTGAAGAGGACGGATTGCATTGCCGACGATAAAAATTATCGGGGCGTATCGGTTTTTCTTTTATAGCAACGAGGGAGAGGAGCCACCGCATATTCATGTGACGAGGGAAAAGAGCTCGGCAAAGTTTTGGCTTCGACCTATTCGGCTTGCATATTCCAACGGATTCAAGGGGGCGGAACTTCGTAATTTGGAAAAAATCGTCACGAGATATCAGGCACAATTTCTGGAGGCATGGGATGCGTACTTCAAAGGCTGAAGTTATTCCGCGTGCTCAAGCCGTGAAAGTAACGGCAGATGATCTGATCGTGGAACTGACTGATGGAAGGAGCATTATCGTTCCGTTGGCTTGGTTCCCGCGGTTACTTCATGCGACTACTGCACAACGAAGGAAATGGGAATTTGTAGGGGAAGGCGAAGGAATCCATTGGCCATTGATCGATGAGGATCTTAGTGTGGCAGGACTACTTCGCGGAACCCCCGCACCACAAAAATCTCGCCGAGCGGGCTAACAACGGGTTGAAGCTGACGGCTCCTTCGTCGGTCGCGCTTTTTATCTCTCCTCGTCGGGAAAAAGCGTTCCCTCCTCGGCCCGCAGCTTAGCGCGAGCGTTAGACCGGCATAGAGGTATAAATACAAAATGTGTCAGCGCAAACGAGTATTAGCATTAGTCCTCATCATCGTGTCATTTGCGCCCATTCAAAATTCACATTCCAATACAGTATGTTCAGTTGATACACAAGACGAAATATACCTAATAAATAATTGTAATTACAATTAAGACGAAATATAAATACACATTAGTAGAGCACAGTTGGTGGTGATAAAAATATTTCCGTCTAACTACCGCTTGCAGATGACGGCTCGCATCTTTTTCGATGAGCGCCCGCAGTTCAGCCGGAGCGTTGGGCAGAAAAAAAAGCTGAGTTGGAGAACCAAATTGGAGTGTTGCATTCCTCGACGAGTTGTGTAGGATTATGTGTAGATGCTGATGGGGGTGCATTATGCCGACGAATCTTCATATCGAAACGAAATTGCTCGAGGAGGCGCAACGGTTGGGGCAACACCGCACGAAACGCGAAACGGTCAACGAGGCGTTGCGCGAATATATCCAGTATAGGAAACGCTTGCAAGCGGTGAAGGCGTTCGGAACGATCGATTTTGACCCGGGCTATGATTACAAGAAAATGCGGAAAGCCCGTTGATCGTTGTCGACACGTCGGTTTGGTCGCTGGCATTTCGGCGGCGCAACTGGCCGAAGGGGGTTATGCCAGGGGTTGTCCAACTCTTGGAGAAATTGACTCGCGACAAACAACGAGTGGTCGTCCCAGGCATAGTTAATCAGGAACTATTGTCCGGGATCAAAGAGCCATCTCAAGCAGAGAAAATAATGGGGATTATGGAAGGGTACCCCATACTATTGGCAACCCAGGACCATCACATAAAAGCGGCAAATATTTCTAACGTTTGCAGAAAAGCGGGTGTTTCAGCCGCAACTGTCGATTGTCTGATTGCGGCTCAATGCATTATGGAAAAAGGAATTCTACTCACGATGGATGATGATTTTTCCCTCATGGCAAGACATTGTACGTTACGACTTTATCCGATTCCAATTGATTGAATATTACGCCACTTTCGCGGTGTTTTTTTTATTCTGCCCAACTACCGCTTGCAACTGACGGCTCGCACCTTTCTCGCTGGGCGCCCGCTGAAGCGGAGCGTTAGGAGCACGATATTAGCGAAGATCAATAATGATATGACGGCTTGACGCTATGGCGTCATGGCGGTATGATGGGCATATGAAAACAGCGATGAAAAGAGCAACGGTATATTTCGATTCCCAGATCCACAGGGCTCTGCGTCTTAAGGCCGCCGAAACGGAACTATCCGTCTCGGAATTGGTCAACAAGGCTGTAAAGTTGAGCTTGGCTGAAGACGCTGAAGATTTGGCCGCTTTTGAGGAGCGAGCCCACGAACCGAATCTTGCCTTCGAGGATTTCCTTAAGGATCTGCGGAAACGTGGCAAGCTATAGGCTTTCCATCAAGCCGTCTGCCGCCAAAGAGATAGAAGCCCTCCCTAAAAACGATCGTATCCGCATTATCAAGCGGATAAAAGGCCTCGCTGAAAATCCTAGACCTCCTGGTTCCGAGAAGTTAACAGGAAATGACAAATATCGTGTCCGCCAGGGGCAGTATCGAATTGTTTACTCGGTTTCAGAACAAGAGCTTATTGTTTTGGTTGTTAAAGTTGCACATCGTCGTGAAGTTTATCGGTGACGGCACCTAACTACGCGCTGAAGCTGGCGGCTCCTTCGGGTCACAGTTCTTGCAATTTGACGGCAGCTTGAAAAGCTTTGTCCTTCGGGGCAAGACCAGTGCCCCTCGACCCGCTTAGCGCGAGCGTTATACGGACTTTTGATGGGTATTGAATTGCTTGAAGCTTCGCCTCCACAACTTTTCGGATCGAAGAGATAACATCATCTCGCCCTCCGTCACGAAGCTCCAAGCATACTGTGAATACCGGATCCCGCCAGAACTCATCAGCCCGATCGTTCATATGAATAACTACAAATCCTCGGGTGTCAGGCCCGTTCGCTTCCCGATGCGGGCCAACATACGAGGACCAATTTCTTCACGGTCGTGAAAGGAAAAAATGAAGTCCGGAAATCCAGGTTATGAGAGCGTGCGGTGGGAACCGGATTGACGTTTGATCGTCTAACCGATTCGAAGTAGAGATGCTAATACCTGTCTGGCGCGGCTACTACGCCATTCGCTCATGCGGCTTCAAATGAAATGGTCGTTAGATCCGGTCCCGCCTCTCCGTTTTCTATACGATCCGCAATCACGCGCAGGGCAAGTGCTTGGACCCGCGGTTTCG
This window harbors:
- a CDS encoding NAD(P)H-dependent oxidoreductase, which produces MIVSVILAHPNSQSFNHAIARTAADELSRNGHEVRFHDLCAEKFDPILSSAEIPDTAVVPNIIETHCREVASADGIVIVHPNWWGQPPAILKGWIDRVLRPGVAYNFLEGNAGEGIPIGLLKAKVAIVFNTSNTPEEREQEVFGDPLELIWRQCIFDLCGVNNFCREMFRVVVTSTQSERAEWLEKVKKTINIYFPQELYVDA
- a CDS encoding type II toxin-antitoxin system Phd/YefM family antitoxin; this translates as MGKVPNIIPISDLRQDAAAIVKRVRVSKEPVFITQRGRSAVVIESTESYEKKEHDLELLRLLAQGDREIAAGKGYDLDTVMAELDSLLAEG
- a CDS encoding type II toxin-antitoxin system RelE/ParE family toxin, whose product is MAKILFTPSARAQIISAINYIQRENREAARRFRRRVETVLRRLNKFPDSGRQIPEFPSLPHREDIVAPYRFFYRAVGKKVWIVAVWHGAQLPEVPENIEGV
- a CDS encoding DUF4160 domain-containing protein, producing the protein MPTIKIIGAYRFFFYSNEGEEPPHIHVTREKSSAKFWLRPIRLAYSNGFKGAELRNLEKIVTRYQAQFLEAWDAYFKG
- a CDS encoding DUF2442 domain-containing protein, which gives rise to MRTSKAEVIPRAQAVKVTADDLIVELTDGRSIIVPLAWFPRLLHATTAQRRKWEFVGEGEGIHWPLIDEDLSVAGLLRGTPAPQKSRRAG
- a CDS encoding type II toxin-antitoxin system VapB family antitoxin; protein product: MPTNLHIETKLLEEAQRLGQHRTKRETVNEALREYIQYRKRLQAVKAFGTIDFDPGYDYKKMRKAR
- a CDS encoding PIN domain-containing protein; translation: MIVVDTSVWSLAFRRRNWPKGVMPGVVQLLEKLTRDKQRVVVPGIVNQELLSGIKEPSQAEKIMGIMEGYPILLATQDHHIKAANISNVCRKAGVSAATVDCLIAAQCIMEKGILLTMDDDFSLMARHCTLRLYPIPID
- a CDS encoding CopG family transcriptional regulator — encoded protein: MKTAMKRATVYFDSQIHRALRLKAAETELSVSELVNKAVKLSLAEDAEDLAAFEERAHEPNLAFEDFLKDLRKRGKL
- a CDS encoding type II toxin-antitoxin system RelE/ParE family toxin, coding for MASYRLSIKPSAAKEIEALPKNDRIRIIKRIKGLAENPRPPGSEKLTGNDKYRVRQGQYRIVYSVSEQELIVLVVKVAHRREVYR
- a CDS encoding type II toxin-antitoxin system HicB family antitoxin, with protein sequence MKFLVENEQESDGRWIAEVIELPGVMCYGKTLEEAKPRVQALALRVIADRIENGEAGPDLTTISFEAA